In the Candidatus Bathyarchaeota archaeon genome, GTTGCCACCTTCCCAACGTAGGCTTAATATCTTTAGCAAGCGTCTTTGAATGTCTTCCGCTTAGACTCTGGTTCCCATTAAATAACTTACTCGGAAAGTTCCGCAAAGGATACTGGATTATACTCAAATACAGAAAGGAAAAAAATAACCCGTAGCAGCTAATTTAGGAAGAATTGTAAAACAATGCTATATGTAAATAAAGGTATAATTGACAGAAAATTGCTTGAAAAAATCCAACAAAGAAACATGTGCATTGCTGTGTTTGGCTCTGGTTATGTTGGTTTGCCTACTGCTGCTTTGTTTGCTGATGTTGGCTTCAATGTGATTGCTGTAGACATCAAATCCAAAGTTGTTGAAGCCTTGAAAAGAGGAGTCAGCCTCATTAACGAGCCTGGTCTGAAAGAGCTTGTATCACGTAATGTTAAAGCTCGTAGACTCAACGCTATATTATACTCTGCTGAAACTCTTAATCAAGCAGACACCGCTATTATTTCGGTTCAGACTCCAATAGACGAAAACAGAAAGCCAAACCTGTCTTTTCTGACGAAAGCCTTAGAAAACGTAGGAAAAATTTTGAAGAAAAGAATGCTTGTAATCATAAGCAGCACAGTGCCACCGGGAACTATGCAAAAAAAGGTTAAGCCAAAACTAGAATCTTTAAGTGGCTTAGACGCTGACACTGAATTTTATCTGGCTTATGTACCAGAAAGAATTGCACCCGGAAAAGCCCTTAAGGAATTTATTGAAAGCCCAAGATTGGTAGGAGGTATCGGACCAAACAGCACCAAAATAGCCGCCGAACTGTTTAGGACAGTTTGCAAAAAAATAGTAGAAACGGATGCTGCAAATGCAGAAGTTGCTAAGCTCGCTGAGAATACATATAGAGATGTTAACATCGCCTTTGCAAACCAGCTTGCACTGATATCTGAGCAACTAGGAGTGGACGTCATAAGAGTGATTGAACTCGCCAACACACATCCGAGAGTGAACATACACTTTCCGGGACCAGGCGTAGGAGGACCATGCCTGCCAAAGGACCCCTACTTTCTACTTCATCAATTCTCACAAACAGATCATAACCTCATAAAGATGGCTCGGCTAATCAATGATTACATGCATGAACACATTCTGAAATTGATTGTTCAGGCTTTGAAAAGTTCATGTAGAGATGTTAAGGGCAGCAAAGTAGCCGTTCTAGGCACAGCTTACAAAGGTGACGTTAGTGATTCTAGGCTCAGCCCCGCAGAACCAATTATCTGTGAACTGATGCGTCTTGGCGCCGAAGTAACAGTCTATGACCCTAACTGCCCTGAAAACTTTGGAGCGAAGCGAGCAAACT is a window encoding:
- a CDS encoding nucleotide sugar dehydrogenase, with translation MLYVNKGIIDRKLLEKIQQRNMCIAVFGSGYVGLPTAALFADVGFNVIAVDIKSKVVEALKRGVSLINEPGLKELVSRNVKARRLNAILYSAETLNQADTAIISVQTPIDENRKPNLSFLTKALENVGKILKKRMLVIISSTVPPGTMQKKVKPKLESLSGLDADTEFYLAYVPERIAPGKALKEFIESPRLVGGIGPNSTKIAAELFRTVCKKIVETDAANAEVAKLAENTYRDVNIAFANQLALISEQLGVDVIRVIELANTHPRVNIHFPGPGVGGPCLPKDPYFLLHQFSQTDHNLIKMARLINDYMHEHILKLIVQALKSSCRDVKGSKVAVLGTAYKGDVSDSRLSPAEPIICELMRLGAEVTVYDPNCPENFGAKRANSLNEAIKNADCVTIITDHTAFKNLNLQEIKASMNSKPIIIDGRRIVHPHEAQNIGFTYYGIGFGQQVTRK